A portion of the Micromonospora tarapacensis genome contains these proteins:
- a CDS encoding AMP-binding protein → MTDLRPAATGGSRTGWRPGPAACVLPDARTAPGGGAVLSHRALASALAGLRGGLAEIGTPSTEESVWLFASPFPSWAALTELLLPIVTGGQLVVAPEPASPAVTHRHATPGTAWDIGPGPAARIEGGPDSGSPAAVLVGGDPLLGVARLAETGAGARVVEVGGCDTPPGWLTLAGRPLPGLDPHVLDPHRRAVPIGVLGELYVGGPALADGYHADPVATAEHFVPDPGGHDGQRLFRTGHLARFHEDGRLEHLGPVRRHVTPDSGLVDLGGIRAALCAQPAVREAYVRLRPAAADGRRLVAYLRPVPGAAVEPVEVRRALADRLPRRLVPDILIPVEAWPLTPGGRVDPDALPDLPAADATTGGRKPWDEEFEALLRAVLPALPDDAELTADAELTVLGLNSLATVELLISLEHAYGVSIPGGRLVLDLFETPATLWDGISRLRAAPPDAAGAP, encoded by the coding sequence GTGACGGACCTGCGACCGGCGGCGACCGGCGGGTCGCGAACCGGTTGGCGGCCCGGCCCGGCCGCCTGCGTGCTGCCCGACGCACGGACCGCACCCGGAGGCGGAGCGGTGCTCTCGCACCGCGCGCTGGCGTCCGCGTTGGCCGGCCTGCGCGGCGGGCTCGCCGAGATCGGCACACCGTCGACCGAGGAGTCGGTCTGGTTGTTCGCCAGCCCCTTCCCGTCCTGGGCGGCCCTGACCGAGCTGCTCCTGCCGATCGTCACGGGCGGGCAACTCGTCGTCGCGCCGGAGCCGGCTTCGCCCGCCGTCACCCACCGGCACGCCACACCCGGCACCGCGTGGGATATCGGGCCGGGCCCCGCCGCCCGGATCGAGGGCGGACCGGACAGCGGGTCCCCGGCCGCCGTCCTCGTCGGCGGCGACCCCCTGCTCGGGGTGGCGCGCCTGGCGGAGACCGGCGCCGGCGCCCGCGTGGTCGAGGTGGGCGGCTGCGACACGCCGCCGGGTTGGCTGACCCTCGCCGGCCGGCCGCTACCCGGCCTGGACCCGCACGTGCTGGACCCGCACCGGCGCGCCGTGCCGATCGGCGTACTCGGCGAGTTGTACGTGGGCGGGCCGGCGCTGGCCGACGGGTACCACGCCGACCCGGTCGCGACCGCCGAGCACTTCGTCCCCGACCCGGGCGGGCACGATGGGCAGCGCCTGTTCCGGACCGGTCACCTCGCCCGGTTCCACGAGGACGGCCGGCTGGAACACCTCGGCCCCGTGCGGCGGCACGTCACCCCGGACTCGGGCCTGGTCGACCTGGGCGGGATCCGCGCGGCACTCTGCGCCCAGCCGGCGGTACGCGAGGCGTACGTCCGGCTGCGGCCGGCGGCGGCCGACGGCCGCAGGCTGGTGGCGTACCTGCGGCCGGTCCCCGGCGCGGCTGTCGAGCCCGTCGAGGTACGCCGAGCCCTGGCCGACCGGTTGCCCCGACGACTCGTGCCGGACATCCTGATCCCGGTCGAGGCCTGGCCGCTGACGCCCGGCGGCCGGGTCGACCCGGACGCGTTGCCCGACCTGCCCGCCGCGGACGCCACGACCGGTGGCCGCAAGCCGTGGGACGAGGAATTCGAGGCGCTGCTGCGGGCGGTGCTACCGGCCCTGCCCGACGACGCCGAGCTGACCGCGGACGCGGAGCTGACCGTCCTGGGCCTGAACTCGCTCGCCACGGTGGAACTGCTCATCTCGCTGGAGCACGCCTACGGCGTCAGCATCCCGGGCGGGCGGCTGGTCCTGGACCTGTTCGAAACCCCCGCGACCCTGTGGGACGGGATCTCCCGCCTGCGGGCCGCGCCACCGGACGCGGCGGGCGCGCCATGA
- a CDS encoding acyl carrier protein has product MSIADIDTSLRDGIRETVAEMLEIGPDEITWTSSFQRDHDADSLQGIEILSALERRFGITIDQSMLSRMTDLSSTYAVVAEAMATR; this is encoded by the coding sequence ATGTCCATCGCAGACATCGACACATCATTGCGCGACGGCATCCGGGAAACCGTCGCCGAGATGCTGGAGATCGGACCCGACGAGATCACCTGGACCAGCAGTTTCCAGCGGGATCACGACGCCGACTCGTTGCAGGGCATCGAGATCCTCTCCGCCCTGGAACGCCGGTTCGGCATCACGATCGACCAGTCCATGCTGTCCAGGATGACCGACCTGTCGAGTACCTACGCCGTCGTCGCCGAAGCCATGGCGACCCGGTAG
- a CDS encoding beta-ketoacyl-[acyl-carrier-protein] synthase family protein, whose product MSAESTHRRVVITGLGVISSIGTGAEEFARAVRAGRSGARPIRAFETDGFEYVNGCEVTDFDPAAWIDRLDHRDLGRATQLAVSGAKLALADAGLAPAYLRARPAVIAVGTTSGETREVELAVQRQLTTGATDVDPGAARRARSGRLSADIARELDLTEVEAVTVPTACAAGNYAIGYGYDAIADGDAELALCGGVDAMVRTNFIGFHRLGTIAPTVCAPFDRDRRGILIGEGSGILVLESLDASLARGARIYAEVLGYGLSCDSHHAVSPDRDGVANCIARAHANAGVAPDDVDFISAHGTGTKTNDLTEVAAIRQVFGDRLPPTVSVKSMLGHTMGAASALAAIACALALTEGFIPPTINHRHPDPEIDIDCVPNRARPARLRQVQNNALAFGGNNAVLLLGAYS is encoded by the coding sequence ATGTCGGCCGAGTCGACGCACCGGCGCGTGGTGATCACCGGCCTCGGCGTCATCAGCAGCATCGGCACCGGGGCCGAGGAGTTCGCCCGGGCGGTACGCGCCGGCCGGTCCGGCGCGCGGCCGATCCGGGCGTTCGAGACCGACGGCTTCGAGTACGTGAACGGATGCGAGGTGACGGACTTCGACCCGGCGGCGTGGATCGACCGGCTGGATCACCGGGACCTGGGCCGGGCCACCCAGCTGGCCGTCTCCGGCGCCAAGCTGGCCCTCGCCGACGCGGGGCTCGCCCCGGCGTACCTGCGCGCCCGGCCGGCGGTCATCGCGGTCGGCACGACCAGCGGCGAGACCCGGGAGGTGGAGCTGGCAGTGCAGCGCCAGCTGACCACCGGAGCGACGGACGTCGACCCGGGCGCCGCCCGCCGGGCGCGGTCGGGGCGGCTCTCTGCGGACATCGCACGGGAACTCGACCTGACCGAGGTCGAGGCGGTCACGGTGCCGACCGCGTGCGCCGCGGGCAACTACGCGATCGGCTACGGCTACGACGCGATCGCCGACGGCGACGCGGAGCTGGCGCTCTGCGGCGGAGTGGACGCCATGGTGCGGACCAACTTCATCGGATTCCACCGGCTGGGCACCATCGCGCCCACCGTGTGCGCGCCCTTCGACCGCGACCGCCGGGGCATCCTCATCGGCGAGGGGAGCGGGATCCTGGTGCTGGAGAGTCTCGACGCGAGCCTGGCGCGCGGCGCCCGGATCTACGCCGAGGTGCTCGGCTACGGCCTGAGCTGCGACTCGCACCACGCGGTGTCGCCGGACCGTGACGGTGTCGCCAACTGCATCGCCCGCGCGCACGCCAACGCCGGCGTCGCACCGGACGACGTCGACTTCATCTCCGCCCACGGCACCGGGACGAAGACCAACGACCTCACCGAGGTGGCCGCCATCCGCCAGGTCTTCGGCGACCGGCTCCCGCCGACGGTCTCGGTCAAGTCGATGTTGGGCCACACCATGGGCGCCGCGAGTGCGCTGGCCGCGATCGCCTGCGCGCTGGCGCTCACCGAGGGCTTCATCCCGCCGACGATCAACCACCGGCACCCGGACCCGGAGATCGACATCGACTGCGTACCGAACCGGGCCCGACCGGCGCGGCTGCGCCAGGTGCAGAACAACGCGCTCGCCTTCGGCGGGAACAACGCCGTCCTGCTGCTCGGGGCGTACTCATGA
- a CDS encoding beta-ketoacyl synthase N-terminal-like domain-containing protein: MPDFEVRQVLGPKGTRSMCRASGLAVATTGRLLTRFALDRQHRAGHTDDDLGLVLATSDNVQTVVNFNRDSWTRSRPYDVDPAQLPVSLMNVHAGQCAIWHRLRGPNSTICGSHLGSLLALRYTGRLLRRGHARAVLCGAVEEYSEARAAYAAARAAPGPRRPPGEGCVIFLVESADQVAPERPVLAELLTVEFGFAPRDNAVRAALAGCLSRALTRAGVPADRIGAVVPSPALDARGGEEQLAIKAVLGEVPVLSATHDALGDTDSVAAAFQIVRLLTDPALAGQIAAVTATDAEGRVGCALLRMA, translated from the coding sequence GTGCCCGACTTCGAGGTGCGGCAGGTGCTCGGCCCCAAGGGGACCCGTTCCATGTGCCGGGCCAGCGGCCTCGCGGTCGCCACCACGGGACGGCTGCTGACCCGGTTCGCCCTGGACCGGCAGCACCGGGCGGGCCATACCGACGACGACCTCGGCCTGGTGCTGGCCACCAGCGACAACGTGCAGACCGTGGTCAACTTCAACCGGGACAGTTGGACCCGGTCCCGCCCCTACGACGTGGACCCGGCGCAGCTGCCGGTGTCGCTGATGAACGTGCACGCCGGACAGTGCGCCATCTGGCACCGGCTGCGTGGGCCCAACTCCACGATCTGCGGCAGTCACCTCGGCTCGTTGCTGGCACTTCGCTACACCGGCCGGCTGCTGCGGCGCGGACACGCCCGCGCGGTGCTCTGCGGGGCGGTGGAGGAGTACAGCGAGGCTCGGGCGGCGTACGCGGCGGCTCGGGCGGCGCCCGGGCCACGCCGGCCACCGGGCGAGGGCTGCGTCATCTTCCTGGTCGAATCCGCGGACCAGGTGGCCCCCGAACGGCCGGTGCTCGCCGAGTTGCTGACGGTGGAGTTCGGGTTCGCCCCGCGCGACAACGCCGTCCGGGCCGCACTCGCGGGCTGCCTGTCGCGGGCGCTGACCCGGGCCGGCGTGCCGGCGGACCGGATCGGCGCGGTGGTCCCGTCACCGGCGTTGGACGCGCGCGGCGGCGAGGAACAGCTCGCGATCAAGGCCGTCCTCGGCGAGGTGCCCGTGCTGTCGGCCACCCACGACGCCCTGGGGGACACCGACTCGGTGGCGGCGGCCTTCCAGATCGTCCGGCTGCTGACCGACCCGGCGCTGGCCGGGCAGATCGCGGCCGTCACCGCGACCGACGCCGAGGGACGGGTCGGATGCGCGCTGCTGCGGATGGCGTGA
- a CDS encoding glycosyltransferase: protein MDSVSTGDRPAVLYLTNGSELMRVGGNALRTSAIDEALHRCAATTRHRVRCVDEEDCAHAAPAEPPAASGIGQDAAFHNAYCSVAGQQVRQVAERVRPDIVVATGLEMWRYLYAAKEATGAVAVLDLVNADSQLASEIWAVLRSRPDAATFGLDDGAALRRVEAAALGFVDHLWTCTRLDAVALSGLHDFPIDNVTVVPNAVTSPAVRPQHSAVERIVYLGRFGWFPNYLAAEFLIDELAPMLARSATALPIVLAGFGPPASLLDRQLPAAVRLLADPVTIDHLWPDSLLAVPLTLGGGSRLKILEAFAAGCPVVSTAKGIEGIDAEDGVHYLRAETAAEMTAAISRITADHTLRENLTKAGFDLLNDAYTPQRLIPLVAGSLRRLTAVHH, encoded by the coding sequence ATGGATTCGGTCAGCACCGGCGACAGGCCGGCCGTCCTGTACCTCACCAACGGCAGCGAACTGATGCGGGTCGGCGGCAACGCGCTGCGGACCTCCGCGATCGACGAGGCGCTGCACCGCTGCGCGGCGACGACCCGGCACCGGGTGCGCTGCGTCGACGAGGAGGACTGCGCGCACGCGGCGCCGGCCGAGCCGCCGGCGGCGTCGGGCATCGGCCAGGACGCCGCCTTCCACAACGCGTACTGCTCGGTGGCGGGGCAGCAGGTGCGCCAGGTGGCCGAACGGGTCCGGCCGGACATCGTGGTGGCCACCGGGCTGGAGATGTGGCGCTACCTGTACGCGGCGAAGGAGGCGACCGGGGCGGTCGCCGTGCTCGACCTGGTGAACGCCGACTCGCAGCTCGCCAGCGAGATCTGGGCGGTGCTGCGGTCCCGCCCGGACGCCGCGACCTTCGGACTCGACGACGGTGCGGCCCTGCGCCGGGTCGAGGCCGCCGCACTCGGCTTCGTCGACCACCTGTGGACCTGCACCAGGCTGGATGCCGTGGCCCTGTCCGGGCTCCACGACTTCCCGATCGACAACGTCACGGTCGTGCCGAACGCGGTGACGTCACCGGCGGTCCGGCCGCAGCACTCCGCCGTGGAACGGATCGTCTACCTCGGCCGGTTCGGCTGGTTCCCCAACTACCTCGCCGCCGAGTTCCTGATCGACGAACTGGCACCGATGCTGGCCCGATCCGCGACCGCGCTGCCGATCGTGCTCGCCGGCTTCGGACCGCCCGCGTCGCTGCTGGACCGGCAGCTCCCGGCGGCGGTGCGGCTGCTGGCCGATCCCGTCACGATCGACCACCTGTGGCCGGACTCCCTGCTCGCCGTGCCCCTGACCCTCGGCGGCGGCAGCCGGTTGAAGATTCTCGAAGCCTTCGCGGCCGGCTGCCCGGTGGTCTCCACCGCGAAGGGTATCGAGGGCATCGACGCCGAGGACGGCGTGCACTACCTACGGGCGGAGACGGCCGCCGAGATGACGGCCGCGATCAGCCGGATCACCGCGGACCACACCCTCCGGGAGAACCTGACCAAGGCCGGCTTCGACCTTCTCAACGACGCCTACACGCCGCAGCGCCTGATCCCTCTGGTGGCGGGCAGCCTGCGGCGGCTCACCGCCGTGCACCACTGA
- a CDS encoding condensation domain-containing protein yields the protein MSTADGAAATYPLSWGQAWPWLDQYRFPDRRTFDPVGFRVGLAEPGVALATATGALHRLCDRHESLRTRYFVAADGEPFQRIGDPALEYEVVRLPADADAAQRERRVAEIVGAEYPPFDVTRSCARAVLVARGERVLDVLVLLDHVAADVWGGDVLRRDLVALLDPAPTSAGDRHGQPRELVAEQSTEAGARRNQAGLAYWRRQMVSIPHTLFPEISEGRDTDRHSVHVARLRSPAAALALDCLAERYRVPASAVLLGAYAAVMSATTGFPTIGVSTVVNNRFSARRRDTVTSTVLPALASVAVDWADTVGSLLRQAAGAQLTATQRAECDNTETLLEGIRVQHRRGTSSDLIPQFNFVVSDQPTATPGRRQPCDAATLTRALDETRLIEAEEPWQNWIRLSAGYGPDLREVTLHVPSRVRDRATTSALLRQLEGLLVQQAGTARELTLCTVPAFAGLTRPPTPDGWAWADGCRIKPAAVRNLIATHPDVTRCAVRLVTQAGRATLHADVLVRTAGLDAVLLHRWLMARLDSCPAAIAPRSYAVTMDPTAFGQTATAADGRGTPARPRPPRTDGERALLAAIRAYAAPRALLEDPYALTGGRLDRIPAVLRRLTAEGWHGLHLEDFLNLRPLAELAAVLHPADVPARA from the coding sequence ATGTCCACGGCTGACGGTGCCGCAGCCACGTACCCGCTGAGCTGGGGGCAGGCCTGGCCCTGGCTCGACCAGTACCGGTTCCCCGACCGCCGCACCTTCGACCCCGTCGGCTTCCGCGTCGGGCTCGCCGAGCCCGGTGTCGCGCTGGCGACGGCGACCGGCGCGCTGCACCGCCTCTGCGACCGGCACGAGTCCCTGCGTACCCGCTATTTCGTGGCCGCCGACGGCGAGCCGTTCCAGCGGATCGGCGACCCGGCGCTGGAGTACGAGGTGGTCCGGCTGCCGGCGGACGCGGACGCGGCACAGCGGGAACGGCGCGTGGCGGAGATCGTCGGCGCCGAGTACCCGCCGTTCGACGTGACCCGGTCCTGCGCGCGGGCGGTGCTCGTCGCACGTGGGGAACGCGTGCTCGACGTGCTCGTCCTCCTCGACCACGTGGCCGCGGACGTGTGGGGCGGGGACGTGCTCCGGCGTGATCTCGTCGCGCTCCTCGACCCCGCGCCGACCAGCGCCGGGGACCGGCACGGACAGCCACGTGAACTCGTGGCGGAGCAGTCGACCGAGGCGGGTGCCCGGCGCAACCAGGCGGGCCTGGCGTACTGGCGCCGGCAGATGGTGTCCATCCCGCACACCCTCTTCCCGGAAATCAGCGAGGGACGCGACACCGACCGGCACAGCGTGCACGTCGCCCGGCTGCGGTCACCCGCCGCCGCACTGGCCCTCGACTGCCTGGCCGAGCGGTACCGGGTTCCCGCGTCGGCGGTCCTGCTCGGGGCGTACGCGGCCGTCATGTCCGCCACCACCGGGTTCCCGACGATCGGGGTGTCGACGGTGGTCAACAACCGGTTCAGTGCCCGCCGCCGGGACACGGTGACCTCCACCGTGCTGCCCGCGCTGGCGAGCGTGGCGGTCGACTGGGCGGACACGGTGGGGTCGTTGCTGCGTCAGGCGGCCGGCGCGCAGTTGACGGCCACCCAGCGTGCGGAGTGCGACAACACCGAGACGTTGCTGGAGGGGATCCGGGTGCAGCATCGACGCGGCACGAGCAGCGACCTCATCCCGCAGTTCAACTTCGTCGTGAGCGACCAGCCGACCGCCACGCCGGGCCGGCGGCAACCGTGCGACGCCGCGACGCTGACCCGGGCGCTGGACGAAACCCGCCTGATCGAGGCCGAGGAACCCTGGCAGAACTGGATCCGGCTCAGCGCCGGGTACGGCCCCGACCTCCGGGAGGTGACCCTGCACGTGCCGAGCCGGGTCCGGGACCGGGCCACCACCTCCGCCCTGCTCCGGCAACTGGAGGGTCTGCTGGTCCAGCAGGCCGGCACCGCGCGGGAACTCACCCTGTGCACCGTACCGGCCTTCGCCGGGCTCACCCGGCCGCCGACACCCGACGGCTGGGCGTGGGCCGACGGCTGCCGGATCAAACCCGCAGCGGTACGGAACCTGATCGCCACGCATCCCGACGTGACCCGGTGCGCGGTGCGGCTGGTCACCCAGGCGGGTCGGGCCACGCTCCACGCCGACGTGCTGGTCCGCACCGCCGGCCTGGACGCCGTCCTGCTGCACCGCTGGCTGATGGCGCGCCTCGATTCCTGCCCCGCCGCGATCGCCCCCCGCAGCTATGCGGTGACCATGGATCCGACGGCGTTCGGGCAGACCGCAACGGCTGCCGACGGTCGCGGGACACCGGCCCGTCCCCGCCCGCCCCGCACCGACGGCGAGCGGGCGCTGCTGGCCGCGATCCGCGCCTACGCGGCGCCGCGGGCGCTGCTGGAGGATCCCTACGCGCTCACCGGCGGACGGCTGGACCGGATTCCGGCGGTCCTGCGCCGGCTCACCGCGGAGGGTTGGCACGGCCTGCACCTGGAGGACTTCCTCAACCTCCGCCCGCTCGCCGAACTGGCGGCGGTGCTGCACCCGGCCGACGTGCCGGCGCGTGCCTGA